A genomic region of Arachis hypogaea cultivar Tifrunner chromosome 5, arahy.Tifrunner.gnm2.J5K5, whole genome shotgun sequence contains the following coding sequences:
- the LOC112801708 gene encoding DEAD-box ATP-dependent RNA helicase 7, protein MPSLALSNGAVPSPKDTKKHKSKKEKKENNVDDAQAQQLHDAVSETKKKSSKKRKKLSSDEDEDDQKSETSSELVEPQNDEGLKSKEKKKSKKEKNKKAKLDMDEEEEEEEEVLKKEEDPNAITNFRISEPLRAKLKEKGIESLFPIQAMTFDIILDGSDLVGRARTGQGKTLAFVLPILESLINGPAKAFRKTGFGRAPSVLVLLPTRELASQVYADFEVYGGAMGLSSCCLYGGAPYQTQESKLRRGVDIVVGTPGRVKDHIERENIDLSQLKFRVLDEADEMLRMGFVEDVELILGKVQDVSKVQTLLFSATLPDWVKHISGKFLKPDKKTADLVGNAKMKASTNVRHIVLPCNVSARAQLIPDIIRCYSSGGRTIIFTEKKESASELAGLLPGARALHGDIQQSQREVTLAGFRSGKFMTLVATNVAARGLDINDVQLIIQCEPPRDVEAYIHRSGRTGRAGNTGVAVMLYDPRRSNVSKIERESGVKFEHISAPQPDDIAKAVGGEAAEMITQVSDSVIPAFKSAAEELLNNSGLSAADLLAKALAKAVGFTEIKKRSLLTSMENYVTLLLEIGKPMFTPSFVFGILRRFLPEEQVEAVQGLTLTADGNGAVFDVPAKDLDIYLTGQQKAGNVSLEVLKTLPRLQEREQSRGGRFGGGRGFNDRNGGNRFGRGGGRNGRFGQNDRFSNGRGNFNKGGKRW, encoded by the exons ATGCCTTCCCTTGCTCTCTCAAACGGCGCCGTTCCCTCCCCTAAGGACACCAAAAAACACAAAtccaaaaaggaaaagaaagaaaacaacgtCGACGACGCTCAGGCTCAGCAGCTACACGACGCCGTTTCTGAAACCAAGAAGAAAAGctccaagaagaggaagaagctctcctctgatgaggatgaggacGATCAGAAGAGTGAGACTAGCTCTGAGCTCGTTGAGCCTCAGAATGATGAAGGCTTGAAAtccaaggagaagaagaagagcaagaaggaGAAGAATAAGAAGGCCAAGTTGGACATggatgaggaagaggaggaggaagaagaggttcTCAAAAAGGAGGAGGATCCTAACGCCATTACCAACTTCAGAATCTCCGAGCCTCTTAGGGCAAAGCTCAAGGAGAAGGGAATTGAGTCTCTCTTCCCGATTCAGGCCATGACCTTCGATATCATCCTCGATGGCTCTGATTTGGTTGGTCGCGCTCGCACCGGTCAG GGTAAAACTCTGGCTTTTGTGTTGCCCATACTAGAGTCTTTAATCAATGGTCCTGCCAAAGCGTTCAGAAAGACCGGTTTTGGGAGGGCTCCAAGTGTCCTTGTTCTTTTACCCACCAGGGAATTGGCAAGTCAG GTGTATGCTGATTTTGAAGTTTATGGTGGAGCAATGGGATTGAGTTCTTGCTGTTTATATGGTGGGGCTCCATACCAGACTCAAGAGAGTAAGCTTAGGAGAGGAGTTGATATTGTTGTTGGCACTCCAGGTCGTGTGAAG GATCATATAGAGAGGGAAAATATTGACCTGAGCCAGCTAAAGTTCCGTGTCCTTGATGAGGCTGATGAGATGCTCCGAATGGGTTTTGTTGAAGATGTGGAACTAATTCTAG GCAAGGTACAAGATGTTAGCAAAGTTCAGACACTTCTTTTCAGTGCTACTTTGCCAGACTGGGTTAAGCAT ATTTCTGGAAAATTTCTGAAACCAGATAAAAAAACTGCAGATCTGGTGGGAAATGCAAAAATGAAGGCTAGCACCAATGTTAGACATATTGTTCTTCCATGTAACGTTTCTGCCAGGGCCCAGCTTATCCCAGACATTATACGCTGTTATAGcag TGGAGGCCGAACAATTATATTTACTGAGAAAAAGGAGTCTGCTTCTGAGCTTGCCGGCTTGTTGCCCGGAGCAAGAGCTCTACATGGTGATATACAGCAATCACAACGTGAG GTTACACTGGCTGGTTTTAGGTCTGGGAAATTCATGACTTTGGTTGCCACAAATGTGGCAGCGAGGGGTTTAGATATTAATGATGTTCAGTTAATTATCCAG TGTGAGCCCCCACGTGATGTAGAAGCCTACATTCATCGATCTGGGCGCACAGGAAGAGCAG GAAATACGGGAGTTGCTGTAATGCTTTATGATCCCAGGCGATCAAATGTATCTAAAATAGAAAGGGAATCGGGTGTGAAATTTGAGCACATATCTGCCCCCCAGCCTGATGATATTGCCAAAGCTGTTGGTGGAGAAGCTGCTGAAATGATTACCCAAGTGTCTGATAG TGTGATTCCTGCGTTCAAGTCTGCGGCCGAGGAGCTTTTGAACAACTCTGGTTTATCAGCTGCTGATCTACTTGCAAAAGCACTTGCCAAGGCTGTG GGCTTTACCGAGATAAAGAAAAGATCACTTTTGACTTCCATGGAGAATTACGTTACACTGCTTCTTGAGATTGGAAAACCTATGTTCACGCCGTC CTTTGTTTTCGGAATCCTAAGGAGATTCTTGCCCGAGGAGCAGGTTGAGGCTGTGCAGGGTTTGACTCTCACTGCAGATGGAAATGGTGCAGTGTTTGATGTACCAGCCAAGGATTTAGACATTTATCTTActg GTCAGCAGAAAGCTGGTAATGTAAGCCTAGAGGTGTTGAAAACATTACCACGTTTGCAAGAAAGAGAGCAATCAAGGGGGGGCAGATTTGGTGGCGGTCGAGGGTTTAATGATAGAAATGGTGGGAACAGGTTTGGAAGAGGTGGTGGCAGGAATGGTAGATTCGGCCAGAACGATAGGTTTTCGAATGGGAGAGGTAATTTCAACAAAGGTGGAAAGAGATGGTAA
- the LOC112801710 gene encoding embryo-specific protein ATS3B produces the protein MNIKEVVFPLLVFFFAYSGLALSVSEPKNVPLLPHAADDSFSVGYIQMKSAENCSYLVAISTSCSSPKITTDEISIVFGDAQGNQVYAERLGDRISKTFEQCSSDTFQIDGECTSEICFAYLRRSGSKTNGWKPESVKIYTYNTDPVTFNFNTSIPNDKWYGYNFCQVPPPPSPPHPPSPPTPSSSHPLYTLNCLIYAVLGLVLTQIWMY, from the exons ATGAATATCAAAGAGGTTGTTTTTCCTcttcttgtgtttttctttgcCTATTCTGGATTGGCCCTTTCAGTCTCAGAGCCCAAAAATGTTCCTCTGCTTCCTCATGCTGCTGATGATTCCTTCAGTGTTGGCTATATCCAA ATGAAGAGTGCAGAGAACTGTTCTTACTTGGTGGCCATAAGTACAAGCTGTTCTTCACCTAAGATTACAACTGATGAAATCAGTATTGTTTTTGGTGATGCACAAGGCAACCAG GTATATGCAGAAAGACTGGGTGATAGAATTTCAAAGACATTTGAGCAGTGCTCCTCAGACACATTCCAGATAGATGGTGAATGCACTTCTGAGATATGCTTTGCATACCTTCGTAGATCTGGTTCCAAAACCAATGGATGGAAGCCTGAGAGTGTTAAAATCTACACCTACAACACTGACCCTGTTACTTTCAATTTCAACACCTCCATCCCCAATGACAAATGGTACGGCTACAATTTCTGCCAGGTTCCGCCGCCGCCATCGCCACCTCATCCTCCTTCCCCTCCTACTCCTTCCTCTTCACACCCTCTATACACCCTCAACTGCCTCATCTATGCTGTTCTAGGACTTGTTCTTACTCAAATTTGGATGTATTGA